A genome region from Deinococcus sp. HSC-46F16 includes the following:
- a CDS encoding acyl-CoA-binding protein, producing MTTPFEQAQRDVQTLSKKPGNDTLLKLYALYKQGSVGDVTGSRPGGFDFVGGAKYDAWAALGGMNPEEAQAEYVALVETLKARG from the coding sequence ATGACCACGCCGTTTGAACAGGCCCAGCGGGACGTGCAGACCCTCTCCAAGAAACCCGGCAATGACACCCTGCTCAAGCTGTATGCACTGTACAAGCAGGGCTCGGTGGGCGACGTGACGGGCAGCCGCCCCGGTGGGTTCGACTTCGTGGGAGGCGCCAAGTACGACGCTTGGGCCGCGCTGGGGGGGATGAACCCCGAGGAAGCGCAGGCGGAGTACGTGGCGCTCGTGGAGACCCTCAAGGCTCGGGGCTGA